From Ostrinia nubilalis chromosome 25, ilOstNubi1.1, whole genome shotgun sequence, a single genomic window includes:
- the LOC135084195 gene encoding facilitated trehalose transporter Tret1-2 homolog, translated as MLTAFLRQLWHVSAVHFNMIALGMGMGYPSSLLPALRAPDSPIKLDLNAASWISSCIGFSSIPGYIVSSWLMHAWGRRVTCLIMQVPGVLGLLCIYFANDFYLLLLGRLLGGFTGGGNVSLGSVVIGEFSSPQNRGMFLNLKTASLCTGSAIVHALGHFYHWRTLALMCTAPYIISFAIICTWVESPAWLASKKKFNKSKDAFLFLRGDSDHSRREISDLIKTQRNQTEQKKKKVCRLVLDFFKKFGRKDFYKPIFILTVGFILLEFSGRHIFPAYAADIINQIAGNKEEAFYYNLIIDIIIALSATISSIVVKLMRRRLVLFTTGFASVIVVLLLCVYLYLSAEGIISKERSWVPITIFVLYFILVNQGSAPIPMALLGELLPLEHRSVGSSVSGITIALLLQFGLSVTPYLMQSVKVYGTFAVFAAMSSVCLTILYFVLPETKDRTLLEIENYFKTGRFDDIDEDDVETKKMILTETKQ; from the exons ATGCTGACAGCATTTTTGAGACAG CTATGGCACGTGTCAGCAGTGCACTTCAACATGATAGCCCTGGGCATGGGCATGGGGTATCCCTCCTCCCTGCTGCCTGCCCTCAGGGCACCAGACTCCCCCATCAAGCTTGATCTCAACGCCGCCTCTTGGATAT CGTCATGTATAGGCTTCTCCTCAATACCTGGCTACATCGTCAGCTCCTGGCTCATGCACGCCTGGGGCCGGCGCGTGACGTGTCTGATCATGCAAGTGCCCGGCGTTCTTGGCTTGCTCTGTATCTACTTCGCCAACGACTTCTACCTGCTCCTCCTGGGCAGGCTCCTCGGGGGATTCACCGGCGGTGGCAACGTATCTCTAGGCTCCGTCGTCATCGGAGAATTCTCTAGCCCACAGAACAGAGGCATGTTCCTCAATCTCAAAACTGCCTCACTCTGCACTGGTAGCGCCATTGTCCACGCTCTCGGCCACTTCTACCACTGGAGAACACTCGCGCTGATGTGCACAGCGCCCTACATCATATCCTTTGCCATCATCTGCACATGGGTGGAGAGCCCCGCTTGGCTCGCTTCCAAAAAGAAATTTAACAAAAGCAAAGACGCTTTTTTGTTCCTGCGAGGTGATAGCGACCATTCTAGAAGAGAGATCTCGGACTTGATCAAAACACAACGAAATCAGACCGAGCAAAAAAAGAAGAAAGTCTGTCGATTGGTTTTGGACTTCTTCAAGAAATTTGGAAGGAAAGACTTTTATAAGCCCATATTTATTTTGACCGTCGGCTTTATCCTGCTTGAATTCAGCGGACGCCATATTTTTCCGGCGTATGCTGCGGATATTATTAACCAAATTGCTGGAAATAAGGAAGAGGCTTTCTACTACAATCTAATTATAGATATTATCATCGCCTTGAGTGCTACCATTTCTTCAATTGTAGTCAAACTGATGAGGCGAAGACTCGTGCTGTTCACAACTGGTTTTGCATCTGTTAttgtagttttattattatgtgtctATCTATATCTTAGTGCTGAGGGCATAATATCTAAGGAAAGGTCTTGGGTGCCCATTACAATATTCGTTTTGTACTTCATTTTAGTAAATCAGGGCAGTGCTCCGATACCTATGGCTTTGTTAGGGGAACTCTTGCCCTTGGAGCACAGAAGTGTGGGGTCTAGTGTCTCAGGAATTACGATAGCGCTTCTTCTTCAATTTGGTTTATCGGTAACTCCATATTTGATGCAGTCCGTAAAAGTTTACGGTACATTTGCAGTTTTTGCCGCCATGTCATCGGTGTGTCTAACTATTCTTTACTTTGTATTGCCTGAAACGAAGGATAGAACTTTACtcgaaattgaaaattatttcaaaactgGTAGATTTGATGATATTGATGAGGACGATGTAGAAACTAAGAAAATGATCTTAACTGAAACAAAGCAGTGA
- the LOC135084239 gene encoding facilitated trehalose transporter Tret1-like: MGGDAGWITPFKKQCFVSAGVCLNLGGHGLVMGFAAILLPQLRLPDSLIPIDDSSGSWIASILGFALVAGNFIAPTIMAKYGRRTANLASITPMIVGWVCVLTANSVASLLIARFLQGISMGMSATLGPVLIGEYTSPKNRGAFLTVISVTIATGVLIVHSLGSFLSWQKTALVCCFIAFVDLIIVIYSPESPSWLADQGRYDESRKVFRWLRGDVEEEELKEMIEAAIIVKESKIDADVSESFMKKLRTNVTYFNATIRKKEFYKPIFIMVHIYTLGQWAGANILAAYTRDVFENVIGSDANISLLIITLDIQRIISNSVAVFVIKKINRRTMLFATVGINLFAFLSTSAYVYAKANYNLPFNHPFIGIFLIHVHMFSIATGTVPLPFIIAGELFPLEYRSLAGGISVLFLSSNLFITVKTLPLLLSSVGLSGAYLLYSAVVGYCLIMAGIFLPETKDRTLQDIEDEFRGRPLSPEEMKSVQSLTSMKLYNRDRRCSSPVI; this comes from the exons ATGGGGGGTGACGCGGGGTGGATCACGCCTTTCAAGAAGCAG TGCTTCGTCTCGGCCGGGGTGTGCCTCAACTTGGGCGGCCATGGCCTGGTCATGGGCTTCGCGGCCATCTTGTTGCCGCAGCTCCGGCTGCCTGACTCCCTCATACCTATTGACGACTCCTCGGGCTCTTGGATAG CATCGATCCTTGGCTTCGCGCTCGTCGCCGGCAACTTCATCGCGCCCACAATAATGGCCAAGTATGGCAGAAGAACTGCTAATCTGGCCAGCATCACGCCAATGATCGTAGGGTGGGTGTGCGTGCTCACAGCAAACAGCGTGGCCTCTCTCCTCATCGCCAGATTCCTCCAAGGCATCTCCATGGGCATGAGTGCCACCCTCGGACCAGTACTAATCGGCGAATACACCAGCCCCAAAAACCGAGGAGCTTTCCTGACCGTCATATCCGTGACCATTGCCACTGGAGTTTTAATTGTACACTCGCTGGGTTCATTCTTAAGTTGGCAGAAGACAGCCCTCGTCTGCTGTTTCATAGCATTCGTAGACTTGATCATAGTGATCTACTCTCCAGAATCCCCCAGCTGGTTGGCTGACCAAGGAAGGTATGACGAAAGTCGCAAAGTCTTCAGATGGCTTCGAGGTGACGTTGAAGAAGAGGAGTTGAAAGAGATGATTGAAGCTGCCATAATTGTTAAGGAATCCAAAATTGACGCTGATGTATCCGAATCATTCATGAAGAAATTGAGGACTAATGTGACGTATTTTAATGCTACTATCAGAAAGAAGGAGTTCTACAAGCCCATTTTTATCATGGTCCATATTTATACGTTAGGTCAATGGGCTGGAGCGAACATCCTGGCTGCTTACACGAGAGACGTCTTCGAAAATGTGATAGGATCTGACGCAAACATATCCTTGCTGATCATCACTTTGGACATCCAAAGGATCATTTCTAATTCTGTAGCCGTGTTTGTTATTAAGAAGATTAACAGACGAACAATGCTTTTCGCGACTGTTGGAATAAACCTATTCGCATTTCTATCCACGTCTGCGTATGTGTACGCAAAAGCCAACTATAATCTCCCATTCAATCATCCATTCATTGGAATCTTCCTGATCCATGTTCACATGTTCTCCATCGCAACTGGGACAGTACCATTGCCTTTTATCATTGCTGGAGAGCTGTTCCCGCTGGAATACAGAAGTCTGGCTGGAGGGATCAGTGTGTTGTTCCTCTCTTCGAACCTTTTCATCACTGTGAAGACGCTCCCTTTGCTTTTAAGCAGCGTGGGGCTATCTGGAGCGTATCTACTTTATTCAGCAGTTGTTGGGTACTGCCTTATCATGGCAGGAATCTTTCTGCCCGAGACGAAAGACAGGACTCTCCAGGATATTGAGGATGAGTTCCGAGGAAGACCACTGTCTCCTGAGGAGATGAAGTCGGTGCAATCGCTGACTTCGATGAAGCTCTACAATAGAGACAGGAGGTGCAGTAGTCCTGTAATTTAA
- the LOC135084201 gene encoding facilitated trehalose transporter Tret1-like translates to MQCFVTFGASVNMGGATMVLAYSTGLVLQLRRPGSEIPVSIAEESWIAAMPAVFSLLGSCLTAMGMSLIGRRYTQIASIIVVIVGWLFIVFAKDITVILVGRFFHGIAMGASMLLTPIINAEYSSPKYRGTFMPVASSLASLNVLISHSTALYLSWRTNAIICTAIAVANLLIAVCSPESPSWLAARRRYDDCRHAFRWLRGDDEEEELTNMINACEILHKSKIENGKASNMTIGKKIAEFKTIMMKKEFYKPVLIMFHVYTAGLWAASWILSTFVFDLIPSVVGEGYNHHALGLNIHRFVGGVVAIYFITKIRRRVLFLVVSALTVIILLATAAFTYAKSIGVLTSDLPALGLFLLHLHTVVLAICMMPLPFIIGGEIFPLRYKSFGSGVSSTFFFVGTAILLKSFPFLLNSVGVHGTYTIYSCIILYCLVILYFYLPETKDKTLQEIEEEMIGKPCSSDEMKSVQQTLLNEPVINE, encoded by the exons ATGCAGTGTTTCGTAACATTCGGGGCATCGGTAAACATGGGCGGCGCGACCATGGTGCTGGCCTACTCCACCGGGCTGGTGCTGCAGCTGCGGAGACCTGGCTCCGAGATCCCTGTCAGCATCGCCGAGGAGTCCTGGATTG ccGCTATGCCAGCTGTATTCAGCTTACTAGGAAGCTGTTTGACAGCCATGGGGATGTCTCTGATCGGCCGCAGGTACACTCAGATCGCGAGCATCATTGTCGTGATCGTCGGCTGGCTTTTCATCGTATTCGCAAAGGACATCACTGTCATCCTCGTAGGACGCTTCTTCCACGGCATAGCAATGGGAGCCAGCATGCTATTGACTCCTATAATAAACGCTGAATACTCCAGCCCGAAATATCGAGGAACGTTTATGCCAGTAGCGAGTTCACTGGCATCTCTTAACGTATTGATTTCACACAGCACAGCATTGTACTTGAGCTGGAGGACGAACGCTATAATTTGTACTGCCATAGCTGTAGCCAATTTACTAATAGCTGTATGCTCTCCAGAATCTCCAAGTTGGTTAGCAGCTAGACGAAGGTACGATGACTGCAGACATGCCTTCCGGTGGCTGCGAGGTgacgacgaagaagaagaattgaCCAATATGATAAACGCGTGTGAAATTTTACACAAATCGAAAATTGAAAACGGCAAAGCTTCAAATATGACTATCGGAAAGAAGATTGCTGAGTTCAAAACGATAATGATGAAGAAAGAATTCTACAAACCAGTATTAATAATGTTTCACGTGTACACGGCGGGGTTATGGGCGGCAAGTTGGATTCTGTCCACATTCGTGTTTGATCTCATCCCTAGCGTGGTGGGAGAAGGGTACAACCACCACGCTCTGGGTTTGAATATCCACAGGTTTGTAGGAGGTGTTGTAGCTATTTATTTCATAACGAAAATTAGGAGAAGAGTTTTATTTCTGGTGGTATCTGCTTTAACAGTGATAATTTTACTTGCCACTGCAGCGTTTACTTATGCTAAATCGATAGGCGTTTTGACGTCTGATTTACCAGCTTTAGGATTATTTTTACTGCATTTACACACGGTCGTTTTAGCTATTTGTATGATGCCTTTGCCGTTTATCATAGGTGGAGAAATATTCCCTTTGAGGTACAAAAGTTTTGGGAGTGGTGTGAGCAGCACATTCTTTTTTGTAGGCACAGCGATTCTGCTCAAGTCGTTCCCGTTTCTATTAAACAGCGTAGGAGTCCATGGAACATACACCATATATTcctgtataatattatattgtttagTGATATTGTATTTCTATTTACCGGAAACTAAAGATAAGACTTTGCAAGAGATAGAAGAAGAAATGATAGGCAAACCTTGCAGCTCGGACGAAATGAAATCAGTTCAGCAGACGTTATTAAATGAACCTGTAATCAACGAATAG